The Microbacterium phyllosphaerae region CTGCGGCATCCGCATCCGACACTCCCTGTTCCGCGCTCGTGCGCGCCTCGACGAATCGCGCCCAGCTCGCCGAGGTGTACTCGCCGCTCCCGCCCGCGCGGCCGACGAGCTCGTCGATCGCGGCATCCCGACTCTCGGCGACCGTGATCGTCACGGGCAGCGCGGTCACGGTCGTGCCGTCCGACGCGGCGAGGGTCATCTCCTCGTCGCCCGACTGCGCGGGTGTCCAGCTCAGCTCGCTCCCCCGCAGCGTCACGCCCGACGGAGCGTCATGCAGTGCGAGGGCCACGGTCTCGCCGGCGGCATCCGTGGTCCGGATGTCGCGCGTCCAGTGCTCACCTGCGACGAGAACGGCGTCGAGCTCGGGAGCGTCGGTGAACACGGGCGGCGTGATCACGCCGTTCGCCTGCGCGAGGAGCCCCGCGACGTCGACCTTCGCGTCCGACCCGGTCGCCCGGAGGAACAGGATGTTCTCGCCCACGGCACCCGGGGTCTTGGCCAGGGCCAGATCCAGCCAGACGTAGCGCCACTCGCCACCGGTGTCGGGCACGACGATCTCGGCGAACGGCGACTCTTCCGCGGTGCGGGATGCCTGCAGACGGGCGGTTCCGGAGCTTCGCACCTTCACGGCGACCAGCGACTGCGCGGCGGCTCGGTCTCCCCAGATCGCTCGCCTGATCGCGAGATTCGCGTCGTCGGCACCGGCGTCGAGCCGGATGAAGGACGCGCCGCCCTCCTCGTCGCGGACGGCTCCGTCGCCGAGGGGTGTGCCGAAGGTGCTCACCGGCAGCTCGGCGCTGTCGGCGAGCGGAGCGACGGAGTCGTCGACCTCGGCGAGCTCTTCGGGGAACGCGACCCAGTACTCGGCTCCCGTGTAGTCGGATCCCCGGTCGCTCCAGAAGTTCTGGATGCCGGTGCCGTAGTAGTACAGCGGACCGTCGCGCTGCTCGTAGAGCTCCGCGACATGGGGTGCCTCGGCGGCGACATCGACGTCGGCGACATAGCGGTACTGCAGGTACGCCTCGCTGAGCGGATCCTGCAGTCGACCGCGGTACGCCTGCGAGATCGCACCGCCTTCGTTCGCCGGGATGTACGGCACCTCCTCGCCCATCATGAAGGCGTAGAAGGTGTCGGCGCCGTCGAGGATGCGGTGGTCGAGGAAGTCGTAGGGCGAGACGGCATCCGTCGACTCCGACACCGTGCCGGAGTCCGGATCGACCTTCGTGCCCTGCGCGTCGACGATCCGGGCGAGGGCGACGAAGATGTCGACGTCGCCCTGACCGTGCGCCTGATCTCGGAGCATCTCCATGTGCTGCACGAACGGCTGGCCGGTCGTGTTGCCGGGCGCATCCGCCGGGATCTCACGGAACAGCTGCTCCAGGGAGCCGTTCACGTTGCCGCCGTACAGGTCGTGCTCGCTCTCGTAACCCGCGTTGACCGTGAACCACTCCACCCGCTCGGCGTACAGGTCGGCGTCGTCGAGGAAGATCGCCGCCGAGATCATGCCGATCACACCGTAGAGGTGCTGGTTCCACAGACGGTTCTTCGACGAGAGGAACGTGTCCAGCACCGGGCGGATGAGGTTCGCCTCGATTCGCTGCTCATCGGCATCCGTCCACCGCAGGTCGTAGCCGTCGAGGTCGGCGTTCGCCGGCTCGGTGCTGCGGATCACCTCGGCGGCGATCAGCATGTAGTACAGCGGCACGCCGGTGTGGATGTGCGCGTCGGCGAAGTATTCGTACTTCGCCGGGTCCAGGCTGCTCCAGGCCCGGAGCCCGTGCAGCGCGTTCGCACGGTACTGCTCATCGCCCGTGACGACGTACTCGAGCGCCTGGGTCATCACCCCGATGCTGTCGCGCTGCGCCATCGCCCGCATCGCGACGCTCGCATAGGCGTCGTTCTTCGCGACGTCGGTGCCCGGCTGCGCGTTCTCGACGCGGTAGTCGATCGCGGCGTACCGGGTGTCGACCATCGCGTCGTAGTAGCTGGCCCACGGGTCTACCCCGGCGAGCACCTGGGTGCGCATGTTCTCGAGGTTGTCGGCCGTGAAGCCGACACCCGGATGCGCGAAACCGGCGTCGCTGACCGTCTCGACGATCTCGGGCGGGGGCGTCAGCGCCGTGACCGGGACGGGTGGCGCTGCGGCGACCGGGGGTGCCGCGGCTGCCGGTGGTGCGACCAGGAGCGCCCCGCTGAGGGCGATCACGCCGGCGGTCAGCGCACCGACCGCCTTTCGGATACTGCGTCGTTCGATCTTCATCGATCTCTCTTCCGTGACGGCGCCGTCGATCGACGGCGCGAGGGCATGCATGAGCAGGAACTTCGCGACGGTCAGGGGTTCTGAGGTGCGGGTGTCAGTCCGCCCCCGCGGGAGCGGCATCGCGCGCGAACCGGAGCGAGATGTCGGCGATGTCGGCGGACCACCCGCGACCGTCGAGATCGTCGGCGCGGACGCCGAAGAACAGACCCGTGAACCGCAGCCGGTCGCCGTGGTCGTCGGACAGCGTCCAGGCCGGGTGAGTGCCTGGCACGTCGGTCCAGTGAGCGTCACCGACCGCCGCGACGGCGAACCGCAGGTCGGGACCGTCGAGGTCGGCCCGCAGACGCACCGGCCCGTCGGGCGCTGCGACCGGCGCGGAGCGGGTGGTGCGCGCGCCGTCGCGGCTCACCACGCGGATGTGCCGACCGTTGTCGGCATCCCACCCCAGCTGCAGCCAGATCCAGCCGTTGCGGTCGTACCAGGCGATCAGCCCGGCGAGCTCGCGTGTGCTGGTGGGCTCGGCGTCGAACCTGGCTTCGAAGGTGGCCCGATGCTCCTCGACCCTCGTCACGATCATCGACTGCTCGAAGACGGATGCCGGCGAATGCCCGCCGCGCAGCCGCAGCCACCCGGGCCGCACGGTCAGGTCGGCGGTGTCGTGATCGAGCGCCGTGCGCAGGGTCGACCAGCGCCGGTTGTCGAGCTGCGGTGCGTCGAAGGAGTCGGCGAAGCCCGACGCGTCAGCGCGCCCGGCGCTCTCTCCGGCGACCTCGACCTCGAGCGCGGCATGATGCCCGCCCTGCGCCAGCCGCAGCCAACCGTCCTCGCCGAACTCCACGTGCTGCAGACAGGTCTCGCGCCCGAGCGTGCTGTACCGCTCACCGAGGTGCAGCGTCGGCCGGCTGGCAAGGTGCACCAGCATCCACTCGCCGCTCCGAGTCTGCACGAGCTCACCATGACCGGCCTTCTGCAACGGCAGGCCGGGAGCATCGCGGCTCGTGAGGACGAACGGCTTCGGGTCCCGCTCGTAGGGGCCGAGGCGGTCCCGGGATCGCGCCACCGTGATCGCGTGGTTCCACCCGGTGCCACCGGCGGCGATCAGCAGGTGGTACCAGTCGCCGACGCGGTAGAGGTTGGGGCCCTCGACCAGACTCGGTTCCTGGTGGATGACGGTGGCGGTGCCCGAGGCGCGCTTCTCGTCGGGAAGGTACTGCTCGAGCACGAGACCACTGAACGACGGATGCTCCGGCCGCTGGTCCCACTGCACTCCGACGATCCAGTGAGTGCCGTCGGGGTCGTGGAAGAACGAGAAGTCGAATCCTCTCGATCCCAGGTGCACGGGCTCACTCCACGGGCCGTCGATGCTCTCGGCCGTCACCAGGTAGTTGTCGATGTCCTTGTCATCGCCGTCCATGGAACGCACGATCGAGTAGGCGAGCCAGAACCGCCCGTCGGAGTGCGACAGGCTCGGAGCCCACACCCCGCCCGAATCCGGGATGCCCCGCAGGTCGAAGTCCTCGTCGAGCGCGTGCCCCCGGACAGTCCAGTTCACGAGATCGGTGGAGTGGTGGATGCGGACCGCGGGGTGGAATTCGAACGTGCTCGTGGCGATGAAGTAGTCGTCGCCGACCCGCAGGATCGACGGGTCGGGATTGAAGCCCCGGAGAATCGGATTGCGCACGACGCCCATCACACGACCCCCGGCACCCGCTCGAAGCCGACGAACGCCTCCCCCGCGACGAAGCGGGCGATCTCGTCGATCACGTCACGGCCGAGCCGGTGCAGCTCGTTGCCGGTGGCTCCGGCGATGTGCGGGGTGAGCGTGACGTTGGACAGGCTCCACAGCTCGTCGTCGGCCGCGAGCGGCTCGGGTTCGGTGACGTCGAGGATCGCATCGATCCTCCCCGCTCGCAGGTGCGTGCGCAGCGCATCGTGGTCGATCAGCGAACCGCGAGCCGTGTTGATCAGCACGGCTCCGTCACGCATCACG contains the following coding sequences:
- a CDS encoding carbohydrate-binding protein, coding for MKIERRSIRKAVGALTAGVIALSGALLVAPPAAAAPPVAAAPPVPVTALTPPPEIVETVSDAGFAHPGVGFTADNLENMRTQVLAGVDPWASYYDAMVDTRYAAIDYRVENAQPGTDVAKNDAYASVAMRAMAQRDSIGVMTQALEYVVTGDEQYRANALHGLRAWSSLDPAKYEYFADAHIHTGVPLYYMLIAAEVIRSTEPANADLDGYDLRWTDADEQRIEANLIRPVLDTFLSSKNRLWNQHLYGVIGMISAAIFLDDADLYAERVEWFTVNAGYESEHDLYGGNVNGSLEQLFREIPADAPGNTTGQPFVQHMEMLRDQAHGQGDVDIFVALARIVDAQGTKVDPDSGTVSESTDAVSPYDFLDHRILDGADTFYAFMMGEEVPYIPANEGGAISQAYRGRLQDPLSEAYLQYRYVADVDVAAEAPHVAELYEQRDGPLYYYGTGIQNFWSDRGSDYTGAEYWVAFPEELAEVDDSVAPLADSAELPVSTFGTPLGDGAVRDEEGGASFIRLDAGADDANLAIRRAIWGDRAAAQSLVAVKVRSSGTARLQASRTAEESPFAEIVVPDTGGEWRYVWLDLALAKTPGAVGENILFLRATGSDAKVDVAGLLAQANGVITPPVFTDAPELDAVLVAGEHWTRDIRTTDAAGETVALALHDAPSGVTLRGSELSWTPAQSGDEEMTLAASDGTTVTALPVTITVAESRDAAIDELVGRAGGSGEYTSASWARFVEARTSAEQGVSDADAAAFATLLDGLGDAVADLVVLDPVLPDGTLDYRSIVSAPPLTAAQLTAITDGDNQTTWGDQRVPSIVFDFGSAFRVGAERIGIQARDTFANRAEGTNVYGSDDGSTWTLLTEHPNAGQDASMEWIDVREDVRGQPFRFLKFQVDEPGVPSDPAYPGIWSIADIRIDGSRAEAVGSMDTVSLSSPDAVAGRIVAGDVVEVRVAGPAGNTDVEVTVLGAPAAVTSPAAGEWVATAAVPESAQRGARVDFTVDFTTVDGRDADTIHATTDASKLFLSSDSERIDSAFREATVLRPDGVADAAWTQYTARMLDGDPATHSDTRLNSGLYGNVWDFGPDTTVSLSGAELLVRQDGYGTSRIADMRVEGSNDLQTWTRLTPTVPVKTLDWQPWAVSDDTSFRYIRLVNGQILNVAELIVFGEVATAPAVPAWDAATVYDVGDEVSHDGAVYTAQWWTRNELPGSTVTGSWMQQGDAVPAAGDGVRAWTTSYVYVGGETVAHDGHSFRAKWWTRNQEPGDVNGPWEDLGAY
- a CDS encoding glycoside hydrolase family 43 protein; the protein is MGVVRNPILRGFNPDPSILRVGDDYFIATSTFEFHPAVRIHHSTDLVNWTVRGHALDEDFDLRGIPDSGGVWAPSLSHSDGRFWLAYSIVRSMDGDDKDIDNYLVTAESIDGPWSEPVHLGSRGFDFSFFHDPDGTHWIVGVQWDQRPEHPSFSGLVLEQYLPDEKRASGTATVIHQEPSLVEGPNLYRVGDWYHLLIAAGGTGWNHAITVARSRDRLGPYERDPKPFVLTSRDAPGLPLQKAGHGELVQTRSGEWMLVHLASRPTLHLGERYSTLGRETCLQHVEFGEDGWLRLAQGGHHAALEVEVAGESAGRADASGFADSFDAPQLDNRRWSTLRTALDHDTADLTVRPGWLRLRGGHSPASVFEQSMIVTRVEEHRATFEARFDAEPTSTRELAGLIAWYDRNGWIWLQLGWDADNGRHIRVVSRDGARTTRSAPVAAPDGPVRLRADLDGPDLRFAVAAVGDAHWTDVPGTHPAWTLSDDHGDRLRFTGLFFGVRADDLDGRGWSADIADISLRFARDAAPAGAD